In Leishmania mexicana MHOM/GT/2001/U1103 complete genome, chromosome 34, one DNA window encodes the following:
- a CDS encoding transport protein particle (TRAPP) subunit,putative gives MRQRTVATGKVVSDKSGAAAELSSSEHTQVALSAFSFLFSELCVRAYTFPTKVKNVEEVEARLTSLGAHVGTRLIMLSSVRDPVDLQRRPLTIDAVLKLLQEKLWARWFGRPASEIQRESNSDRFFLFDSDPIVLRYVHPSPDYVDSEGRWNVNYAGFMGGIIQGALQSMGFEAEVQTYHQPEPGKPHQSLFVIAFAKHVWDRERKMRT, from the coding sequence ATGCGCCAGCGAACTGTCGCCACAGGCAAGGTGGTGAGCGACAAgagcggtgccgcggcaGAACTCTCTTCCAGCGAGCACACCCAGGTTGCGTTGTCGGCGTTTAGCTTTTTGTTTTCGGAGCTGTGTGTACGCGCCTACACGTTCCCGACAAAGGTGAAGAacgtcgaggaggtggaggcccGCTTGACCTCTCTTGGCGCGCATGTTGGGACCCGTCTTATCATGCTTTCCTCTGTCCGCGACCCCGTcgacctgcagcgccgcccgctAACAATTGACGCGGTCTTGAAGTTGCTACAGGAGAAGCTGTGGGCACGCTGGTTTGGCCGTCCCGCCAGCGAAATCCAGCGTGAGAGCAACTCCGATCGCTTCTTCCTCTTTGACAGCGACCCAATCGTCCTCCGCTACGTCCACCCATCCCCCGACTACGTGGACAGCGAAGGCCGGTGGAACGTGAACTACGCCGGCTTCATGGGCGGCATTATTCAAGGCGCACTGCAGTCAATGGGCTTtgaggcggaggtgcagaCGTATCACCAGCCGGAGCCCGGGAAGCCTCACCAGTCGCTGTTCGTGATTGCTTTTGCGAAGCACGTCTGGGATCGGGAACGGAAGATGCGAACCTGA
- a CDS encoding putative mitochondrial carrier protein has product MAQSLSPSLNGSSPSMPAKREHLWMHGVAGMMGGSAAMMMFYPLDFLRTRTHTLHQGSRAMPLRSVREILRQEGLRGMYKGIVVSVVSHSIGWGLYLVTFRSAQQRLTELLDETLEDSMIEQSGLDFMSACVAATITGTVVTPLHVVKTRRQLCDGNRLHSGVRAQPLPSGFAGVRTIVRREGWRAMFRGLWPQILLTGNTTIQVTIYEWFRRNLFTNHENPSPLQVALASGFSKAVACIFFNPLEVVRTCLQDQRNHGRQEYKNMLTGLQTIWRSEGLIGMYRGLPVNVARVIPSTMMAFVLYEKFLWAIRATYEMTESLHVKGTATSSTSTAFKGAPAVGTLSTASSSKTGFAVGQPQFQ; this is encoded by the coding sequence ATGGCGCAATCTCTTTCACCGTCCCTGAACGGCTCCTCGCCGAGCATGCCGGCGAAGAGGGAGCATCTGTGGATGCATGGCGTTGCAGGCATGATGGGCGGGTCAGCCGCGATGATGATGTTTTACCCGCTGGACTTCCtacgcactcgcacgcacacccttcATCAGGGAAGCCGTGCGATGCCGCTTCGCTCCGTTCGAGAGATTTTGCGTCAGGAAGGTTTGCGCGGCATGTACAAGGGTATCGTTGTGTCTGTCGTTTCGCACAGCATTGGGTGGGGACTGTACCTGGTCACCTTCCGctccgcgcagcagcgcctcacgGAGTTACTCGATGAAACGCTGGAGGACTCTATGATTGAGCAGTCCGGTCTCGATTTTATGAGCGCATGCGTCGCGGCCACTATCACTGGCACTGTCGTCACGCCGCTCCACGTCGTCAAGACACGCCGCCAGCTGTGCGACGGCAACCGCCTTCACAGCGGCGTccgtgcgcagccgctgccgtccggTTTCGCTGGGGTAAGAACTATTGTGCGgcgggaggggtggagggccATGTTCCGCGGACTGTGGCCTCAGATACTGCTCACCGGCAACACCACCATCCAAGTGACCATATACGAGTGGTTCCGGCGTAACCTGTTCACCAACCACGAAAAtccctcgccgctgcaggtggcaCTGGCCTCCGGCTTTTCCAAGGCAGTAGCTTGTATCTTCTTCAACCCCCTCGAGGTCGTGCGGACCTGCCTACAGGATCAGCGTAACCACGGCAGGCAGGAGTACAAGAACATGTTGACGGGCTTGCAGACCATCTGGCGCAGTGAGGGGCTCATCGGCATGTACCGCGGCCTTCCCGTGAATGTGGCACGCGTCATCCCGTCAACGATGATGGCGTTTGTGCTGTACGAAAAGTTTTTGTGGGCGATTCGCGCGACGTACGAGATGACTGAGTCGCTGCACGTTAAAGGCACTGCCACCTCGAGCACCAGCACTGCCTTCAAAGGGGCCCCCGCTGTTGGCACTCTCAGCACtgcaagcagcagcaagacaGGTTTTGCTGTGGGACAGCCTCAGTTTCAGTAG
- a CDS encoding putative 6-phosphogluconate dehydrogenase,decarboxylating, with product MSNDLGIIGLGVMGANLALNIAEKGFKVAVFNRTYTKTTSFLKEHENEALAVNLKGYETMKEFAASLKKPRRAFILVQAGAATDSTIEQLKEVFEEGDIVIDTGNANFKDQDRRAAQLESQGLRFLGMGISGGEEGARKGPAFFPGGTPSVWEEVRAIVEAAAAKAEDGRPCVTFNGKGGAGSCVKMYHNAGEYAVLQIWGEAYSALLAFGFNNDQIADVFESWKADGFLKSYMLDISIVACRAREAAGNYLSEKVLDRIGSKGTGLWSAQEALEVGVPAPSLNMAVISRQMTMYKAERVANSKAFPHFPCGPCEKATDKSPNSPEAKQLFHAVSLSIIASYAQMFQCLRELDKVYGFGLNLPATIATFRAGCILQGYLLGPMTKAFEENPNLPNLLDAFTKEIAAGLNDCRQILARLTVNTAVSLPVMMASLSYINAMYTEILPYGQLVSLQRDVFGRHGYERTDRDGRESFEWPALQ from the coding sequence ATGTCGAACGACCTCGGTATTATCGGTCTCGGCGTCATGGGCGCGAATCTCGCCCTGAACATCGCCGAGAAGGGATTTAAAGTTGCCGTCTTCAACCGCACCTACACGAAGACGACGTCGTTTCTCAAGGAGCATGAGAACGAGGCGCTTGCCGTCAACCTAAAGGGGTACGAGACAATGAAGGAGTTCGCCGCGTCCCTCAAGAAGCCGCGCCGCGCGTTCATTCTCGTCCAGGCCGGCGCTGCTACGGACTCCACGATCGAACAGCTCAAGGAAGTTTTCGAGGAGGGCGACATCGTCATAGACACTGGCAATGCGAACTTCAAGGACCAGgacaggcgcgccgcgcagTTGGAGAGCCAGGGTCTCCGCTTCCTCGGCATGGGCATCTCCGGTGGTGAGGAGGGTGCGCGCAAGGGGCCGGCCTTCTTCCCTGGGGGCACACCAAGCGTGTGGGAGGAGGTACGCGCGAtcgtggaggcggctgcggccaAGGCTGAGGACGGTCGCCCGTGCGTGACGTTCAACGGCAAGGGCGGCGCTGGATCCTGCGTGAAGATGTACCACAACGCTGGTGAGTACGCCGTGCTGCAGATCTGGGGTGAGGCGTACAGCGCCTTGCTTGCCTTCGGATTCAACAACGATCAGATCGCTGACGTGTTCGAGTCGTGGAAGGCAGACGGCTTCCTCAAATCCTACATGCTCGACATCTCTATTGTCGCTTGCCGGGCGAGGGAGGCAGCAGGCAACTATCTGTCAGAGAAGGTGTTGGACCGCATCGGCTCCAAAGGTACCGGCCTGTGGTCGGCCCAGGAGGCTCTGGAAGTTGGGGTGCCAGCGCCCTCGCTCAACATGGCCGTCATCTCACGCCAGATGACCATGTACAAAGCGGAGCGTGTCGCGAACTCCAAGGCATTCCCTCACTTCCCTTGCGGCCCGTGTGAGAAAGCCACGGACAAGTCCCCGAACTCCCCCGAAGCGAAGCAGCTATTCCACGCCGTCAGCCTTTCCATCATTGCAAGTTACGCGCAGATGTTCCAGTGCTTGCGCGAGCTGGACAAGGTGTACGGATTTGGCTTGAACCTGCCCGCCACCATCGCAACCTTCCGCGCCGGCTGCATTCTGCAGGGCTACCTGCTGGGGCCTATGACGAAGGCCTTCGAGGAGAACCCGAACCTGCCCAACCTGTTGGACGCCTTCACCAAGGAGATAGCTGCGGGCCTTAATGACTGCCGCCAGATTCTCGCCAGGCTCACAGTGAATACGGCAGTGTCACTGCCGGTCATGATGGCCTCACTCTCCTACATCAACGCCATGTACACGGAGATTCTTCCGTACGGACAGCTGGTGTCGTTGCAGCGTGACGTCTTTGGCCGCCACGGCTACGAGCGCACAGACAGGGATGGTCGTGAGTCGTTTGAATGGCCCGCACTGCAGTAG